From a region of the Paraburkholderia hospita genome:
- a CDS encoding electron transfer flavoprotein subunit alpha/FixB family protein, which translates to MTILVIAEHDNAALKAATLNTVAAAQKIGGDVHVLIAGHNAQGAADAAAKVAGVAKVLLADAPQLAAGLAENVEATVLSIAKDYSHILAPATAYGKNIAPRIAAKLDVAQISDITAVDSADTFERPIYAGNAIAIVQSQDPIKVITVRSTGFDPVAAEGGSASVEKIEAAADTGLSQFVSREVTKLDRPELTSAHVIVSGGRGLGSGENYTKVLEPLADKLGAAMGASRAAVDAGYVPNDYQVGQTGKIVAPQLYIAVGISGAIQHLAGMKDSKVIVAINKDEEAPIFSVADYGLVGDLFTVVPELVKELG; encoded by the coding sequence ATGACGATTCTGGTAATTGCTGAACACGACAACGCGGCGCTGAAGGCAGCGACGCTCAATACGGTTGCTGCCGCGCAGAAGATTGGTGGCGACGTTCATGTGCTGATTGCGGGTCACAACGCGCAAGGCGCGGCTGATGCCGCTGCGAAGGTGGCGGGCGTGGCGAAGGTGCTGCTCGCTGACGCGCCGCAACTGGCAGCAGGCCTCGCGGAAAACGTCGAGGCGACGGTGCTGAGCATCGCAAAGGATTACTCGCACATTCTCGCCCCGGCGACGGCCTACGGCAAGAACATCGCGCCGCGTATTGCGGCGAAACTCGATGTCGCGCAGATCAGCGACATCACGGCTGTCGATTCGGCCGATACGTTCGAGCGCCCGATCTACGCTGGCAACGCCATCGCCATCGTGCAATCTCAAGATCCCATCAAGGTCATCACGGTGCGCTCGACGGGCTTTGATCCGGTTGCAGCGGAAGGTGGCAGCGCGTCGGTCGAGAAGATCGAAGCGGCAGCAGATACGGGCCTCTCGCAGTTCGTGAGCCGTGAAGTGACGAAGCTGGATCGTCCGGAACTGACGTCGGCGCATGTCATTGTGTCGGGCGGTCGTGGTCTGGGCAGCGGCGAGAACTACACGAAAGTGCTGGAGCCACTGGCCGACAAGCTCGGCGCGGCAATGGGCGCATCGCGCGCAGCCGTCGATGCTGGCTACGTGCCGAACGACTATCAGGTCGGTCAGACGGGGAAGATCGTCGCGCCGCAGCTTTACATCGCGGTCGGCATCTCGGGCGCGATCCAGCATCTGGCTGGCATGAAGGACTCGAAGGTTATCGTCGCAATCAACAAGGACGAAGAAGCGCCGATTTTCAGCGTCGCGGATTATGGCCTCGTCGGCGATCTGTTCACCGTCGTGCCGGAGCTGGTGAAAGAACTCGGCTGA
- a CDS encoding ComEA family DNA-binding protein: MFKKILVTAAMLAAFGQAFASVDVNSANESALRGIKGIGPAKAKAILDERAAHGPFKDAADLSKRVKGLGGHTVERLQAEGLAVGTSGAGATAVAAAGAQAAAPHTKAAPAAKNDTAVVVKK, translated from the coding sequence ATGTTCAAAAAAATCCTCGTTACGGCAGCCATGCTCGCCGCTTTCGGCCAGGCGTTTGCGTCGGTCGATGTCAATTCCGCTAACGAATCCGCGCTGCGCGGCATCAAGGGCATTGGTCCCGCGAAGGCGAAGGCCATTCTCGACGAACGCGCAGCGCACGGTCCGTTCAAGGACGCTGCGGATCTCAGCAAGCGGGTCAAGGGTCTCGGCGGTCATACCGTCGAGCGTCTGCAGGCCGAGGGCCTCGCTGTCGGCACGTCGGGCGCTGGTGCAACGGCTGTCGCTGCTGCTGGCGCACAGGCTGCGGCGCCGCACACGAAGGCCGCGCCCGCTGCGAAGAACGACACGGCAGTGGTGGTCAAGAAATAG
- the cysM gene encoding cysteine synthase CysM, which produces MAYKTIEDTIGNTPLIQLVRLVDDDIRGRNNVVLGKLEGNNPAGSVKDRPALSMIKKAEQRGRIKPGDTLVEATSGNTGIALAMAAAIKGYKMILIMPEDLSLERRQSMAAYGAQILLTPVTGGMEYARDLAEQMQREGKGIILDQFANPDNPLAHYEATGPEIWRDTEGGITHFVSAMGTTGTIMGVSQYLKEQNPGIEIIGAQPEEGSRIPGIRKWPEAYLPKIFDRSRVDRVENVSQAASEAMARRMAAVEGVFCGISSAGACEVALRIARQVENATIVFIVCDRGDRYLSTGVFPA; this is translated from the coding sequence ATGGCTTACAAAACGATTGAAGACACGATCGGCAATACGCCCCTCATCCAGCTCGTCCGCCTTGTGGACGACGATATCCGCGGCCGCAACAACGTCGTGCTCGGCAAGCTGGAGGGCAACAATCCGGCGGGTTCGGTGAAGGACCGCCCGGCGCTTTCGATGATCAAGAAAGCGGAACAGCGCGGACGCATCAAACCGGGCGACACGCTGGTCGAAGCGACGAGCGGCAATACGGGCATCGCGCTCGCGATGGCGGCGGCGATCAAGGGCTACAAGATGATCCTGATCATGCCCGAGGACCTGTCGCTGGAGCGTCGTCAGAGCATGGCCGCATATGGCGCGCAGATCCTGCTGACGCCCGTCACGGGCGGCATGGAGTACGCACGCGATCTCGCCGAGCAGATGCAGCGCGAAGGCAAGGGCATCATCCTCGACCAGTTTGCCAATCCGGACAATCCGCTCGCGCATTACGAAGCGACGGGCCCCGAAATCTGGCGCGACACGGAAGGCGGCATTACGCATTTCGTATCGGCAATGGGCACGACGGGTACGATCATGGGCGTGTCGCAGTATCTGAAAGAACAGAATCCGGGAATCGAAATTATCGGCGCGCAGCCGGAAGAGGGCTCGCGCATTCCGGGCATCCGCAAATGGCCCGAAGCGTATCTGCCGAAAATTTTCGACCGCAGCCGTGTCGATCGCGTCGAGAACGTGAGCCAGGCGGCGTCGGAGGCGATGGCGCGCCGGATGGCGGCTGTCGAAGGCGTGTTCTGCGGTATTTCGTCGGCGGGCGCGTGCGAAGTGGCGCTGCGCATCGCGCGCCAGGTCGAGAACGCGACGATCGTGTTCATCGTCTGCGATCGCGGCGACCGTTATCTGTCGACGGGTGTGTTCCCCGCGTGA
- a CDS encoding MetQ/NlpA family ABC transporter substrate-binding protein, producing MQRRFILKAAAVLGAASLIGASSLAFADESIKVGVTGGPHAQLMDVVKSVAAKNGLNIKVIEFSDYVQPNAALAGGDLDANSYQHDPYLQAQVKDRGYKLIKIADTVTFPMGIYSKKVKTLAELPAGAKIAVPNDPTNGGRALLLLQKQGLIKLRADAGLKATPLDIVENPKKLKIVELDAAQIPRSLGDVDAAAINTNFAMEAGLKPKQDAIAIEDPKGPYVNVIAIREADRNKPWVAKLIAAYHSPEVKQFIESKFGGAVIASW from the coding sequence ATGCAACGTCGTTTCATTCTGAAGGCCGCAGCCGTGCTGGGCGCGGCATCGCTCATCGGCGCATCATCGCTCGCATTCGCCGACGAATCGATCAAGGTCGGCGTGACGGGCGGCCCGCACGCGCAACTGATGGACGTCGTGAAGTCGGTCGCGGCGAAGAACGGCCTGAACATCAAGGTCATCGAGTTCTCGGATTACGTGCAGCCGAATGCGGCGCTCGCGGGCGGCGACCTCGACGCGAACAGCTACCAGCACGACCCGTATCTGCAGGCGCAGGTGAAGGATCGCGGCTACAAGCTGATCAAGATCGCCGATACGGTCACATTCCCGATGGGTATCTATTCGAAGAAGGTGAAGACGCTGGCCGAACTGCCGGCGGGCGCGAAGATCGCCGTGCCGAACGATCCGACCAACGGCGGCCGCGCGCTGCTGTTGCTGCAGAAGCAGGGCTTGATCAAGCTGCGCGCCGACGCGGGCCTGAAGGCGACACCGCTCGATATCGTCGAGAACCCGAAGAAGCTGAAGATCGTCGAACTCGACGCGGCGCAGATTCCGCGCTCGCTCGGCGACGTCGATGCCGCTGCGATCAACACGAACTTCGCGATGGAAGCGGGTCTGAAGCCGAAGCAGGACGCCATCGCGATCGAAGATCCGAAGGGTCCGTACGTGAACGTCATCGCGATCCGCGAGGCGGACCGCAACAAGCCGTGGGTGGCGAAGCTGATCGCGGCTTACCACTCGCCGGAAGTGAAGCAGTTCATCGAAAGCAAGTTTGGCGGCGCGGTGATCGCGTCCTGGTGA
- a CDS encoding electron transfer flavoprotein subunit beta/FixA family protein has product MKILVPVKRVVDYNVKVRVKSDNTGVDIANVKMSMNPFDEIAVEEAVRLREAGVATEVIAVSAGVTQCQETLRTALAIGADRAILIESGEDLQPLAVAKLLKALVDKEQPQLVILGKQAIDDDSNQTGQMLAALANLPQATFASKVVVADGKATVSREVDGGAETLSLTLPAVITTDLRLNEPRYVTLPNIMKAKKKPLEIVKPEDLGVDVTPRLKTLKVSEPPKRSAGVKVADVKTLVEKLKTEAKVL; this is encoded by the coding sequence ATGAAAATCCTGGTGCCAGTCAAGAGAGTGGTTGACTACAACGTGAAGGTCCGCGTGAAGTCGGACAACACAGGCGTCGACATTGCGAATGTGAAGATGTCGATGAATCCATTCGACGAAATCGCCGTCGAAGAAGCCGTGCGCCTGCGCGAAGCGGGCGTGGCGACGGAAGTGATCGCTGTGTCGGCGGGCGTGACGCAATGTCAGGAAACGCTGCGCACGGCGCTGGCGATCGGCGCGGACCGCGCGATCCTGATCGAATCGGGTGAAGACCTGCAACCGCTGGCTGTGGCGAAGCTGCTCAAGGCGCTGGTCGACAAGGAACAGCCTCAACTGGTGATTCTCGGCAAGCAGGCGATCGACGACGATTCCAACCAGACGGGCCAGATGCTCGCTGCGCTGGCGAATCTCCCGCAGGCGACGTTTGCATCGAAGGTTGTCGTGGCGGATGGCAAGGCGACGGTGTCGCGCGAAGTGGATGGCGGCGCGGAAACGTTGTCGCTCACGCTTCCGGCTGTGATCACGACCGATCTGCGCCTGAACGAGCCGCGCTATGTGACGCTGCCGAACATCATGAAGGCAAAGAAGAAGCCGCTTGAAATCGTGAAGCCCGAAGATCTGGGCGTCGATGTCACGCCGCGTCTGAAGACGCTGAAGGTCAGCGAGCCGCCGAAGCGCTCGGCTGGTGTGAAGGTGGCCGATGTGAAGACGCTGGTCGAGAAGCTGAAGACCGAAGCCAAAGTGCTTTGA
- a CDS encoding enoyl-CoA hydratase has translation MSADAAAPLIEVTQDAYDLRGVVRLTLNRPDAFNALSEALLDDMQTHLADIAKSDTRVVVIAGAGRAFCAGHDLKEMRAAPSLDYYQSLFARCTKMMLLIQRLPQPVIARVHGTATAAGCQLVAMCDLAVAADTARFAVSGVNLGLFCATPSVPLSRNLSRKAALEMLLTGDFIDAMAAKQQGLVNRVVPLDMLDAEVAALAKSICAKPRAAVEAGKGLFYRQLEMGIEAAYQLAGQTMACNMMDESALEGVQAFIDKRPPDWPHTSGR, from the coding sequence ATGAGTGCAGATGCAGCGGCTCCACTGATCGAAGTCACGCAAGACGCTTATGACCTGCGCGGCGTCGTGCGTCTCACGCTGAACCGTCCGGATGCGTTCAATGCGCTCTCCGAGGCGCTGCTCGACGACATGCAGACGCATCTCGCCGATATCGCGAAGAGCGACACGCGCGTCGTCGTGATCGCGGGCGCGGGCCGCGCGTTTTGCGCGGGGCACGATCTGAAGGAAATGCGCGCGGCGCCGTCGCTCGATTACTACCAGTCGCTGTTCGCGCGCTGCACGAAGATGATGCTGTTGATCCAGCGCCTGCCGCAGCCGGTGATCGCGCGCGTGCATGGCACGGCGACGGCGGCGGGCTGTCAGCTCGTCGCGATGTGCGATCTCGCCGTCGCCGCGGATACCGCGCGCTTCGCTGTGTCGGGCGTCAATCTCGGGCTGTTTTGCGCGACGCCGTCGGTGCCGTTGTCGCGCAACCTGTCGCGCAAGGCCGCGCTCGAAATGCTGCTGACGGGCGACTTCATCGACGCAATGGCGGCGAAGCAGCAAGGCCTCGTGAATCGCGTGGTGCCACTCGACATGCTCGATGCCGAAGTCGCCGCGCTCGCGAAGAGCATTTGCGCGAAGCCGCGCGCGGCTGTCGAAGCGGGCAAGGGCCTGTTCTACCGGCAGCTCGAAATGGGCATCGAAGCCGCGTATCAACTGGCCGGGCAGACGATGGCCTGCAACATGATGGACGAGTCGGCGCTCGAAGGCGTGCAGGCGTTCATCGACAAACGGCCGCCCGACTGGCCGCACACGTCGGGCCGCTAG
- the mltB gene encoding lytic murein transglycosylase B, whose product MTVKLAPSAPFRLRATTVAAALSIAWCAFAGVGPASAQTVSKPRVQLAQAQPEQPAQGQTFEEEIVPQRYANNADVDSFINDMAARQGFDPAALHALFARVSYSATAVKLVTPSPTPSIKNWRVYQGRFLDPVRINAGVKFWRANQATLQRAYEQYGVPPEVIVGIIGVETIYGRYMGNFRVLDALTTLSFDYPNTPNRADRMMTFRKNLEDYLVWTRDSQIDPTTVLGSYTGAIGIPQFLPSSIVQYAVDYDGNKRIDLRTSQADAIGSVANYLSKNGWETGRPVVWNIATDTGSLGIAQAAATGAPEPRWSLQQLLKAGMLMNEPGLDTRTEAGTPVTVVDLPSPGRPTEYTLGLKNFYVLTRYNRSFFYALAVYQLGERVKAQMAATEAGNASTPAESQ is encoded by the coding sequence ATGACCGTCAAGCTTGCTCCGTCCGCACCATTTCGGCTACGCGCAACGACTGTAGCCGCCGCACTGTCCATCGCATGGTGCGCGTTCGCGGGAGTCGGCCCGGCTTCGGCGCAGACCGTCAGCAAGCCGCGCGTGCAGCTCGCGCAGGCGCAGCCCGAGCAACCGGCGCAAGGACAGACGTTCGAAGAAGAGATCGTGCCGCAGCGCTACGCGAACAACGCCGATGTCGATTCGTTCATCAACGACATGGCCGCGCGTCAGGGCTTCGATCCGGCGGCACTGCACGCGCTGTTCGCGCGCGTCAGCTATTCGGCAACGGCCGTGAAGCTCGTGACGCCGTCGCCAACACCGTCGATCAAGAACTGGCGCGTGTATCAGGGGCGCTTTCTCGACCCGGTGCGCATCAACGCGGGCGTGAAATTCTGGCGCGCGAACCAGGCGACGCTGCAACGCGCGTATGAGCAATATGGCGTGCCGCCCGAAGTGATCGTCGGCATTATTGGTGTCGAGACGATCTATGGGCGCTACATGGGCAACTTCCGCGTGCTCGACGCGCTGACCACGCTCTCGTTCGATTACCCGAACACGCCGAATCGCGCGGACCGGATGATGACGTTCCGCAAGAATCTCGAAGACTACCTGGTGTGGACGCGCGATTCTCAAATCGATCCGACCACCGTGCTCGGTTCGTACACGGGCGCGATCGGCATTCCGCAGTTTCTGCCGAGCAGCATCGTTCAATACGCGGTCGATTACGACGGCAACAAGCGAATCGATCTGCGCACGAGCCAGGCCGATGCGATCGGCAGCGTCGCGAACTATCTGAGTAAGAATGGCTGGGAAACGGGCCGCCCTGTCGTGTGGAATATCGCCACCGATACGGGCAGCCTCGGCATCGCGCAAGCGGCCGCGACGGGCGCGCCGGAGCCGCGCTGGTCGCTGCAGCAACTGCTGAAGGCGGGCATGCTGATGAACGAGCCGGGCCTCGATACGCGCACGGAAGCGGGCACGCCCGTGACCGTGGTCGATCTGCCTTCGCCGGGCCGGCCGACGGAGTACACGCTGGGCCTGAAGAACTTCTACGTGCTCACGCGCTATAACCGCAGCTTTTTCTATGCGCTGGCCGTGTATCAGCTTGGCGAGCGCGTGAAGGCGCAGATGGCCGCGACGGAAGCGGGCAATGCGTCGACGCCCGCCGAGTCGCAATAG
- a CDS encoding alpha/beta hydrolase: METSQTAASAARNPERTRTLTRDGLELPLYRWRAAGLRCATVALVHGLAEHAGRYAPLAQALNANGIELIAIDLRGHGDAPGRRAWIERFDEYLLDTDALITEANRNDGPLFLMGHSMGGAIAALYAIEKQAAQRRHLNGLILSSPALAPGRDVPRWMLALSQKISRAWPTFPAMKIDAALLSRDPSVVDANRNDPLVHHGAIPARTGAELLLAMQRIEQGRAGLRTPLLIWHGTADKLTEPNGSRDFGAHAGSPDKTLTLYEGSYHETMNDLDRERVIDALVAWILKRSE; encoded by the coding sequence ATGGAGACCTCCCAAACCGCCGCTTCCGCCGCGCGAAACCCGGAACGCACGCGGACGCTCACGCGCGACGGCCTCGAACTGCCGCTCTATCGCTGGCGCGCGGCGGGGCTGCGCTGCGCGACGGTCGCGCTGGTCCACGGTCTCGCCGAGCACGCGGGACGGTACGCGCCGCTCGCGCAGGCACTCAATGCGAATGGGATCGAACTGATCGCCATCGATCTGCGCGGACACGGCGATGCGCCGGGCCGGCGCGCGTGGATCGAACGCTTCGACGAGTATCTGCTCGACACTGACGCGCTCATCACCGAGGCCAACCGCAACGACGGCCCGCTGTTCCTGATGGGCCACAGCATGGGTGGCGCGATCGCAGCGCTTTACGCGATCGAAAAGCAGGCGGCGCAACGACGCCATTTGAACGGACTGATCCTGTCCAGTCCCGCGCTCGCGCCGGGGCGCGACGTGCCGCGCTGGATGCTGGCGCTGAGCCAGAAAATCAGCCGCGCATGGCCCACCTTCCCGGCGATGAAAATCGACGCGGCGCTGCTGTCGCGCGATCCGAGCGTGGTCGATGCGAACCGCAACGATCCCCTCGTGCATCACGGCGCGATTCCCGCGCGCACGGGCGCCGAACTGCTGCTCGCGATGCAGCGCATCGAACAGGGCCGCGCGGGCCTGCGCACGCCGCTTTTAATCTGGCACGGCACGGCCGACAAACTCACCGAGCCCAACGGCAGCCGAGACTTCGGCGCGCATGCCGGTTCGCCCGACAAGACGCTGACGCTCTACGAAGGCAGCTATCACGAGACGATGAACGATCTCGACCGTGAGCGCGTGATCGACGCGCTCGTCGCGTGGATTTTGAAACGTTCGGAATAA
- a CDS encoding histone deacetylase family protein produces MATGFFSHADCLQHEMGQWHPECPARLQAIEDQLIASRIGELIERESAPLADEAALLRVHTKAHVDYLRERAPSEGYAEIDPDTSMNPHTWNAALRAAGAAVAATDAVIEGRYDNAFCSVRPPGHHAEPARAMGFCFFNNVAIAARHALEVHGLERVAIIDFDVHHGNGTEAAFSNDSRVLMCSIFQHPFYPFTGADNQAPNMCNVPIAARSKGMVVREAVDMIWLPRLDAFKPQMLFVSAGFDAHREDDLGNMALVEDDYAWITEQIRQVAAKYAKGRIVSCLEGGYNLSALGRSVVAHVRALADI; encoded by the coding sequence ATGGCAACCGGTTTCTTTTCACACGCAGACTGTCTGCAACACGAGATGGGTCAATGGCATCCCGAATGCCCGGCCCGGCTGCAGGCAATCGAAGACCAGCTGATCGCGAGCCGCATTGGCGAGCTGATAGAGCGCGAGTCCGCACCGCTTGCCGACGAAGCCGCGCTGTTGCGCGTGCATACGAAGGCACACGTCGACTACCTCCGCGAACGCGCGCCGAGTGAGGGCTACGCGGAGATCGATCCCGACACATCGATGAACCCGCATACGTGGAACGCCGCGTTGCGTGCAGCGGGCGCGGCTGTCGCGGCGACGGATGCCGTGATCGAAGGCCGTTACGACAATGCGTTTTGCAGCGTGCGGCCGCCTGGTCATCACGCCGAGCCGGCGCGCGCGATGGGCTTCTGCTTTTTCAACAACGTCGCGATTGCCGCGCGGCACGCGCTCGAAGTGCATGGCCTCGAACGCGTCGCGATCATCGATTTCGACGTGCATCACGGCAACGGCACCGAGGCCGCGTTTTCGAACGACTCGCGCGTGCTGATGTGCAGCATCTTCCAGCATCCGTTTTATCCGTTCACGGGCGCCGACAATCAGGCGCCGAACATGTGCAATGTGCCGATTGCCGCACGCTCGAAGGGCATGGTCGTGCGCGAGGCCGTCGACATGATCTGGCTGCCGCGTCTCGACGCATTCAAGCCGCAGATGCTGTTCGTATCGGCGGGTTTCGACGCGCATCGCGAGGACGATCTCGGCAACATGGCGCTCGTCGAGGACGACTATGCGTGGATCACGGAGCAGATTCGCCAGGTTGCGGCGAAGTACGCGAAAGGGCGCATCGTCAGCTGTCTGGAAGGCGGCTACAACCTGTCGGCGCTGGGGCGCAGCGTCGTCGCCCACGTGCGGGCGCTTGCCGATATCTGA
- a CDS encoding methionine ABC transporter ATP-binding protein codes for MIELRNLSQRFPGPRGWIEALHNVNLSIPRGEVFGIIGRSGAGKSTLVRTINLLTRPTEGNVVIDDRDLTTMPAAQLREARREIGMIFQHFNLLSSRTVYDNVALPLELAGMKRAEIETHVLPLLDLVGLSAQKDRYPSQISGGQKQRVGIARALASKPKVLLSDEATSALDPETTRAILDLLKRINRELKLTIVLITHQMEVIKQVCDRVAVLDNGRVVEEGKVIDVFLQPHHEVTRALIGDVIAQELPPAMKARVAERLKTGSGHLLRLAFTGSGVDQPILSETIRRYELDFNILHGQIDEIQGQAFGSLAVLAGGEPTKVAQALTYLREQGVVVEELSYVE; via the coding sequence ATGATCGAACTACGCAACCTATCGCAGCGTTTTCCGGGGCCACGGGGCTGGATCGAAGCGCTGCACAACGTCAATCTGTCGATTCCTCGCGGTGAGGTGTTCGGCATCATCGGACGCAGCGGCGCCGGCAAGAGCACGCTGGTCCGCACAATCAACCTGCTGACGCGCCCAACGGAAGGTAATGTCGTCATCGACGACCGTGATCTCACGACCATGCCCGCCGCGCAGCTGCGCGAGGCGCGCCGCGAGATCGGCATGATCTTCCAGCACTTCAATTTGCTGTCGTCGCGCACGGTGTACGACAACGTCGCGCTGCCGCTCGAACTGGCCGGCATGAAGCGCGCCGAGATCGAGACGCATGTGCTGCCGCTGCTCGATCTGGTCGGCTTGTCGGCGCAGAAGGATCGCTATCCGTCGCAGATCAGCGGCGGGCAGAAGCAGCGCGTCGGCATTGCCCGCGCACTCGCGAGCAAGCCGAAAGTCCTGCTCTCCGACGAAGCAACGTCCGCGCTCGACCCCGAAACGACGCGCGCGATTCTCGATCTGCTCAAGCGCATCAATCGCGAATTGAAGCTGACCATCGTGCTGATTACGCACCAGATGGAAGTCATCAAGCAGGTGTGCGACCGCGTCGCCGTGCTCGACAACGGCCGCGTGGTCGAAGAGGGCAAGGTCATCGACGTGTTCCTGCAACCGCACCACGAAGTCACGCGCGCGCTGATCGGCGACGTGATCGCCCAGGAGTTGCCGCCTGCGATGAAGGCGCGCGTCGCCGAGCGTCTGAAGACGGGCAGCGGCCATTTGCTGCGGCTCGCGTTCACGGGTTCGGGCGTCGATCAGCCGATTCTCTCGGAGACGATCCGCCGCTACGAACTGGACTTCAACATCCTGCACGGCCAGATCGACGAGATCCAGGGGCAGGCGTTCGGCTCGCTCGCGGTCCTCGCGGGCGGCGAGCCGACGAAGGTGGCGCAGGCGCTGACGTATCTGCGCGAACAGGGCGTGGTGGTCGAGGAGTTGTCGTATGTTGAGTGA
- a CDS encoding methionine ABC transporter permease codes for MLSEMFDMFVQSFWETLIMVGISGLIGAAVGLPLGVLLYLTDRQGVLQNIAANRAMGVVVNAVRSTPFIILLVAVIPFTRLVVGSSIGTAAAVVPLTIAAAPFIARLVETALREVDRGLIEAAQAMGATTSQIVFKVLLPESLPGIIAGLTITFVSLVGYSAMAGAIGGGGLGDLGIRYGYQRFLPEVMVTVVVILIVFVQLVQSFGDWLVRRLSHK; via the coding sequence ATGTTGAGTGAAATGTTCGATATGTTCGTGCAGTCGTTCTGGGAGACGCTGATCATGGTCGGCATCTCGGGACTGATCGGCGCGGCCGTCGGCCTGCCGCTCGGCGTGCTGCTCTATCTGACCGACCGCCAGGGCGTGCTGCAGAACATCGCCGCCAATCGCGCGATGGGCGTGGTCGTCAATGCCGTGCGCTCGACACCGTTCATCATTCTGCTCGTCGCGGTGATTCCGTTTACGCGCCTCGTGGTCGGTTCGTCGATCGGTACGGCGGCGGCCGTCGTGCCGCTGACGATCGCCGCCGCGCCGTTCATCGCGCGGCTCGTCGAGACGGCGTTGCGTGAAGTCGATCGTGGGCTGATCGAAGCGGCGCAGGCAATGGGCGCGACCACCTCGCAGATCGTGTTCAAGGTGCTGCTGCCGGAGTCGCTGCCGGGCATCATCGCGGGTCTGACGATCACCTTTGTTTCGCTGGTCGGTTATTCGGCGATGGCGGGCGCGATTGGCGGCGGCGGTCTGGGCGACCTTGGCATCCGCTACGGGTATCAACGTTTTCTGCCGGAAGTGATGGTGACGGTCGTCGTGATCCTGATCGTCTTCGTGCAACTGGTGCAGTCGTTCGGGGATTGGCTCGTGCGTCGTTTGAGCCACAAATAA
- the rfaD gene encoding ADP-glyceromanno-heptose 6-epimerase: MTLIVTGAAGFIGSNIVKALNERGEDRIIAVDNLTRADKFKNLVDCEIDDYLDKTEFVERFARGDFGKVRAIFHEGACSDTMETDGRYMMDNNFRYSRAVLDACLAQGVQFLYASSAATYGGSTRFVEEREVEAPLNVYGYSKFLFDQVIRRVLPTAKSQIAGFRYFNVYGQREAHKGRMASVAFHNFNQFRAEGKVKLFGEYNGYAAGEQTRDFVSVEDVAKVNLYFFDHPEKSGIFNLGSGRAQPFNDIASTVVNTLRVLDGEVALSLPELVQRGLIEYVPFPDALRGKYQCFTQADQTKLRAAGYDAPFLTVQEGVDRYVRWLFGQV, from the coding sequence ATGACACTCATCGTCACCGGCGCGGCTGGTTTTATCGGCAGCAATATCGTCAAGGCGCTCAACGAGCGCGGCGAAGACCGCATCATCGCCGTCGACAATCTGACGCGCGCCGACAAATTCAAGAATCTCGTCGACTGCGAAATCGACGACTATCTCGACAAGACCGAATTCGTCGAGCGCTTTGCGCGCGGCGACTTCGGCAAGGTGCGTGCGATTTTCCACGAAGGCGCCTGTTCGGACACGATGGAAACCGACGGCCGCTACATGATGGACAACAACTTCCGCTATAGCCGTGCGGTGCTCGATGCGTGTCTCGCGCAAGGCGTGCAGTTTCTGTATGCGTCGTCGGCGGCGACGTATGGCGGATCGACGCGCTTCGTCGAAGAGCGCGAAGTCGAAGCGCCGCTCAACGTGTACGGCTACTCGAAGTTCCTGTTCGACCAGGTGATCCGGCGCGTGCTGCCCACGGCGAAAAGCCAGATCGCGGGCTTTCGCTACTTCAACGTGTACGGACAGCGCGAGGCGCACAAAGGGCGCATGGCGTCCGTCGCGTTCCACAACTTCAACCAGTTCCGCGCCGAAGGCAAAGTCAAGCTGTTCGGCGAGTACAACGGCTACGCAGCGGGCGAGCAGACGCGCGATTTCGTATCCGTCGAAGACGTGGCGAAGGTCAACCTGTATTTCTTCGATCATCCGGAGAAGTCGGGCATCTTCAATCTGGGCAGCGGACGCGCGCAGCCGTTCAACGATATCGCGTCGACGGTCGTCAACACGCTGCGCGTGCTCGACGGCGAGGTCGCGTTGTCGTTGCCGGAGTTGGTGCAGCGTGGGCTGATCGAGTACGTGCCGTTCCCCGACGCACTGCGCGGCAAGTATCAGTGCTTCACGCAGGCTGACCAGACGAAGCTGCGCGCAGCGGGCTACGACGCGCCGTTCCTGACCGTGCAGGAAGGCGTCGACCGTTACGTGCGTTGGCTATTCGGCCAGGTGTAA